GGGCACGTATTGCCTTCCGCACTGAAACACTCCACCAGATGAAAATCGTCTTCCATCTTTTTGACGACCGCCCCGATATTGATCTCCTCCGGCGGTTTGGCCAGACGGATTCCGCCGCCTCTACCCCGTACCGTTTCGATGAATCCCTCTTTTCCAAGTTCGTGCGTGACTTTCATCAAATGATTTTTCGATATATTGTATGAAGTTGAAATTTCCTGGATTGTTGATAATTGTTCCTGTTCTTTTGTACCTATATATAAAAGTACCCGCAAAGAAAAATCAGTATACATGGTAAGACGCATGGTTCCCTCACCTTCCTGTCCTGCATTATAGCATAACCTTTTTCTTTCAGTCTTATCTTTGATTCACAGCGTCGGAACGAGTGACTTTAAAGATCAGGCAATTCTGTTAATTGTGTCGATTGTGTTAAAGATGTATTTATAATATATCTTTTAACGCCGATGTATCGTATAGTGAACCTGTAGAAGATAAAACAAAAAGGAGCGATTCACTATGCTATCACAGGAAACAAGAGATATCGTCAAATCCACTGCACCGGTACTCGCTGAACACGGCACGACCATCACTACTGAATTTTACAAAACGATGTTTGAAGCACATCCCGAACTTTTAGATATCTTCAATCATGCGAATCAGTCGCAGGGCCGCCAGCAGGCAGCGCTTGCGAATACAGTATATGCGGCGGCGGTACATATTGATAACTTGGAAGCGATCCTTCCGGCGGTTGTACAGATTGCCCATAAACACGTCAGCTTGGGCATTAAGCCTGAACACTATCCGATTGTCGGGGAATACTTGCTGAAAGCGATCAAGACCGTACTCAGTGATGCTGCGACAGATGATATCATCAATGCCTGGGGCGAAGCATATGGTGTGATCGCGGATGCGTTCATCGGTGTGGAAGCCAATATGTATGAGCAGACGGAAGAAAAAGAGAATAGCTGGAGGTTCTTCAAGGACTTTAAAGTTGCCCGCAAAGTAAAAGAAAGTGAAATCATCACTTCCTTCTACCTGCAGCCGGCTGATGGCGCCAATGTTCCGGAATATCAGCCAGGCCAGTACATTTCTGTCCGCCTGTCGATTCCCGGAGAGGAACATACGGTCATTCGCCAGTACAGTCTGTCGCAGGCGTCCCGTCCGGATGAATTCCGGATTTCTGTTAAACGGGAAGCTGACAATGACCCGAACGGTGTCGTTTCCGTCTACCTGCACAAAGAAGTCAATGAGGGCGACACAGTCGAAGTCAGTGCTCCAGCCGGTGAATTCGTGCTGGATGAATCAAAAACAACACCGGTCGCGTTCATTTCCGGCGGAGTCGGCATCACCCCGATGATGAGCATGTTCGAAACAGTGGCCACCACAACGCCAGACCGTCCGACCGTCTTCCTTCACGGTGCACGCAACGAAGCACTTGCGGCATTCCAGGACGATATCGCCCGCCAGGTTGCGAACATGAGCCATGTGATGTATCAGACCTTCTATTCGGATGAACCGAATGGTTTCATCACCCGTGAAGTGCTGGAGCGATTCATTGCAAAAGACAGCGATGTCTATGTCTGCGGACCGGTTCCATTCATGGAAGCGATGATCCGGGAACTCCACAATATCGGATTGGACGAAGACCAGATCCACTATGAATTCTTCGGCCCGTCTGTCCAGCTTCAATTGAGCTAAAGATGAAAAAAGGCGCTCTGCTTATCGAAGGGCGCCTTACAAAAAATTGTTTGAAAAATATTTATTCCATTTGAGTAACGGAGAAATCAGGAAAAAGGCCCCCGTCCTTTCCGTGAGGCCCGCAGGAGCGGGTCAGGGGACCGAAGCGACAGGATGTCGCGCTCTTCGGTCTCCTTCCTCTCGAGCCTCCCCGTCCTGAAGGACTCGGGAATCTCGTCAGCCAGTTATTCCGCTGGAGTGGCGGGGGCTTCCCCTTTTTCCTGTCTTGTCTTATAGGAATCCATTAGTATAGTAAGCGTTCTAAAAAGCATGGATTCGCCAATCGAGACCGGACAGTAAGCGATGAAAATGTCTCTATTATCTGGTATTTTTCCGTGTAGTACAGTCAAAGCAGCAAATTATGCAGGTCTCTGTGTACCTTGTTTTCTACGAGCTTGCACAGGAGCAAAACGCTTTTGCCGACTGCTACCGAAAGAAACCCGTTTATGTAATTTGAAGGGAGTTGGTCTACAACTCGAGGCGCTCTTCCTATCGCAGGGCGCCTTTACTGTCTTTTCATTTAGCGCCAATTCAGCCTTTCATCAATTCGATCCGGTTACCGAACGGATCTGAGACATACATCCGGACGACTCCCGGAATGTTGTCATCATCCTGGAACTCCACGCCTTTCGATGTGAGATACTCACGCAGTTCGTCGTATCCTTCCACAAGAAAAGCGGGATGCGCTTTTTTCGCTGGCATAAACGGGTCTTCCATGCCGACATGGAGCTGACAGCTGCCTGACTTGAACCAGGCACCGCCCCTCGCTTTAAGTGCGCCCGGTTTCTCCACTTCTTCCATGCCAAGCACACCGCTGTAAAAAGAGCGCGCTGCTTCTTCTTCCCCTTTTGGTGCCGCCACTTGTACATGGTCAATCCGCTCGATCAAAAACCTCATATTTCCGCCCCCTTTTTTCCATTTTATCGAATATAGAAAGCAAATAATATTCGAATAATCAAGGGTTTTGCCATAAGCTGTTCTTATACACTATATTTAATCGGAGAGGGGAAATTCCATGGAACTGCCTTTTGCCTTTAAACATCATCTTGCGAACCAATCCGTCATCGTCGGAAAGGAAGCCGTACAGCCTTTATCCGGCTTTCCGGAAATCATTGAAGAGTTGAAGGCTTGGAGCGGCACGGAAACGGATGGCGTGGCCATTTCTTATTTTTTCCGTCAGTACGCTTTGTTCATCACCGCCCAATTCGATGCCATTGCCACTTCCGGTCTGTACTTCAGCGGAACTTGGAAAGACCTGCAATTCAGTCGGATCCGAAAATACGGCTATCCACTTTTGGAAACGCATACCGATCCGGCTCTATTCGTTCCGGTCACGCAGTCCGACCGCTTTAAGGCATTCCATCACATTCTTTCTGAACAGACAGATGCGTTTATACAGGAATTCCGGAAACACGCAAAAATCTCACCGGTCATTCTTTGGGAAAATGTTCTCGGTTCCGTCCTTTGGTTTTATGCCAATCTGGAGCAGCGTGATCCAAGACGGGCAGCCGAAGACATTGAATGGCTCATGGACAGCGGGAACTGGGCACCTGTCCGTAAATCTTATCTGGCCGCCATGGTCGGCAATGCAACTCTTCAGCAGGCTGTCACCCAACCGCTCAGACGGACTTGCTGCCTTTATAAGGAACTGCCCGATTTTGACACCTGCACGTTCTGTCCCGTTGCAACTTAACGAGCATTACCAAGGAAAAAAGATTCTTGCCAGTTCATCAAGACTTTCCGCTTCCAAGGCGGCCGTGTTCCCCTCCATGTACGCCGGCAAATCACTGAAGCGGTGCAGCAGCAGAAGAGCCATAAGCTCATGCCGAAGCCCATCAGTCAATTCAAGGCCATATGCGCGGAGAAAAGTTTCCGTCAGCCCATCTTCCCGATGAAAATTGAACAGAATCGGCCCAAGTAAGTCATACTTCGGATTACCGACGAAACAGTCTGCAAAATCGATGAGACCGGAGAGCCGCCAGCCATCCGCCTGTTTTTTCAGGAGCAGATTAAAAGGGGTATATTCCCCTGTCAGCAGCACCTGCCGCTTCGTATTCAGGTCAACGCTTTCTATGTATGAAGTCATTTCACTGATGAGCGATTCCCTCATGTCTGCCGCCCGGTGATACGCCGCGGCTTTTTTCTTTCGGGCTTCGACAAATGCCGGCCAACTTCCAGGCAGGCTTTTCATCATCGAAGCATCCAGCCGGTGAACTGAACGGATCAGCCTGCCTAGATCTTCTGCATGATCCAGCTTCTCTGTCCTGGAAAGCTCGTCCCATAAATCGACTGCCAACGTCCCCTCAAGAAATGTCATGATCAGGTAGGGCCAGCCTTCATAGGCACTCGCCCGCATCATCTCCGGTGTCTCCGCCGGCAGATTCACCCATTCCAGCAGTTCCAGTACCGCTTTTTCCGACTGGAAGCCCTCGCCATGGAATGGCGGGAACAGCTTGATTACATGGCGGCCGCCTATCTTATAGACAACATTGGCACCCAGCTCAAATTTCTCCACCGTTCCCTCTTCCATGCCTTCTTTCAATAAAATCATATGAATCGCTTTATCCCAAGTTTCCTGGGGAACATCCGCATAAGTCTCTCTTGTGATGCCCTCGAACATGTCCTCACTCCTTCCCGTCCATTGTATCAGAGGCTGCTGTCTTCGCAGCGGACTTGTGCAGGTGCGGTATCGATTTTTTCGCGCATAAAAAAGCCCCGGCATCCTGGCCAAGGCTTGTTGATGTCAATTATTGAATACTTCATACAGCACTTTTTTGGCTACTGCATTGTTCAAGTTTTTATACTTGGTGCTGTCCGGTTTTCCCCGGAGCGATTCGGCGAACGTGTTGGCGGATTCCGTTTCACCGATCACATGGATTTCCTTCCAGCCCCGGCCCTTTTTCATGTCCTCTACTTTAGAGGCGATTTCTTTGTAAAAACGGTTCAGGTTCTCGCGCATGCGTGCATCCAGTTCCGGCATCCGGTTATTGCCGGCGCCTGTTGCATTGTTGCCGCTCCGTTCATGCCATACTTCAATGCCGGGATCGAATTCATAAAACAATTCTTCTTTCACAGAACCCATTTCTGTATCCAGCAGGCGAATTTCCGCATAGCTTGGCAACACAACGGCAGAACTTGGATACGCTTTCAAAAGCTGCTCAAGCTGTTCTGTCATGGGCCGGTCTTCCCAATGGAAATTGGTCTCCACCGGCACTTGCACGTAATGGACCGACCACAGATCTTTATGAGGAGAGGCGAAAAGAATAACTCCTTTATGGAGTTCACCTTGATTGTCTTCAATCGCTTTTACCACTTGTTCTTTCAGCGCTTTAAACTTTTTCAGTTCCTTTTCGTCTTTGGAAGCAGTCAAATACTGATCAAGCCGTTTCATTCCGGATTTCAATTCAATTCTCCATGCGCCATTCTGATGATCACGGTCTGCAGGGTCGGTGTTTAAATACACGGTTAAGACACAGCGGTCATCACACCGGAAATCTTTCAATTCCTGCAGTTCATCGTATAATGTCATACACTCCTCATCCTCCTTTTTCGTGCTTGTTAATTTGTTACCCGAAGCCCTACCCGCTAAACGGTTTTGAGGCATTTTTCAGACATTAATGTGTTTGAGCAGCTGAACGCACCGGGTAAACAGATAACAGGTCTGATGCTGGCGGCAAACAAAACAAGAGGAGTGAAAATTAATGGAGAACATGGATAAACGTGTACAAGAAGAACTGAAGAACTTTGATAAGGAAAAGAAAGCAGAGATCCTCGAGAATTTCGAGAACTTTAAACAGTACTTAGGCGGCAAAGTGGAATTGGGTGAGAAAATGGGCTTGAGCGAAGAACGGATGGCTCATCTCGCTGCAAAAGTAGCGGATTACTTGGCGAAGAAAGAGGAGCCGCGCAACCGGGAAGAACATCTGTTGCAGGAATTGTGGAAAGTCGGCAAAAAAGACGAACAGCACATGCTTGCCCACATGCTCGTACGCATGGTCAAACAAGATTCAAAATAAGTAAAAACGGCCGCCCCTCAATGGGATGGCCGTTTTTCGTATAGCGTAAACATCAGCAGGTAGACAACGCCGCTCGCCACCGACAGAACCGCCAGGATGGCAAACGTCCAACCGAAGCCGATCCAGGCGGTCAGAGGAATGGACAGCGGTGCGATCATCCGGCCTACGGTATACCGAAGACTCGCCGCTGCGTAATACTGACCGCGCATATGGTCCGGTGCCAATTTGGAAATGAAACTTTGCTGAAGTCCGGCTGTCAGCAATTCACCAAATGTGAAAATCGCCATGGCAACAACCAATAGCCAAAACAGATTGGTGAGCGGAAACACAGTCATGGCGACCGCATACAGAATAGCAGAGAAGAAAAACACCCACTTTTCCGGGTACTTTACCGCAAGCCGGGTCAGGACAACAGTCAGTAAAGCCACGAGCAATCCGTTCTCTGATAACAGGAAACCGAATGCCTCTTCCCCTGTAACCGTCCAGTCCCAGCCGAACAGTGTGGCGACAAGCTGTTCATCAATCGCTTCTTTCAGATAGATCGGTATCAGCAGATCCAGCTGCATGAATGTCTGGGCACCGAGAATTCCTGCACCGACGAACAGTAAAAACAGCCGGTCTTTCAAAATGATGCCATATTCTTTCAATTGCTTTTTAACCGCTCCTGTCCAGCCTTGTCCAGGTTCTGTCGCCAGTTCCCCTGAAGGCGCATACTGAAGGGTTTCCTTTGTCAGAAGCTGCAGTGCGATTCCAAGGGCAACCGCGACAAGCGCAACAGACAGCAAGAGTTCAAAACGGTACGAGAAAAACAGCACTGCACCGATGATCGGACCGATGACGACGGAAATATTAATCGACGTATAGAAAATCGCAAATACATCGCTTCTGTATTCTTCCGGGATAACATCTGCCACCATCGCCTGGCTCGCCGGCCAGTAGAGGGAGCTGCACATGCCTGCAAACGTGAACGCCGCGAAGCCGAGTGCCGGCGACTCATACCACGGCGAATTGGCGGCGGCAAACAACAGAAAAGCCGCACCTAAGCCGAACGAGGAAAGAACGAGCATCGTCCGGCGGCCGAACCGGTCCGCACAGTATCCGCCAACCAAGTTGGCGGCAACAGAAAATACTTGAGACAGCACGAGCAGCAGCCCTGCCGCCTCTTTTCCGAATTCCTCTGCAAAATAAATGGCGAGAAACGGAAACACCATCCAAAAACTTGTATTCATGAAAAGCTCGCCGATCAGGCGGATTTTCAAACTTCGATCCCAATCTCTGATTCTCACTTCTGATTCCCCGCGTTCTGTTCAAATTTCCCTTTCCTATCATAGTACAAGGGAAGCCGGAACAGAACCTTTTTCTGTCACTGAGCCATTTCCAACAGCTTATGGCTGAGACAAATCTCAATTGAAAACTCTCTGTGCTGCTTTTCAAACTGAACCGAGATCCGGTCGGCTGTCCGCTCGGTGATTTTCCCC
Above is a genomic segment from Planococcus lenghuensis containing:
- a CDS encoding aminoglycoside phosphotransferase family protein gives rise to the protein MFEGITRETYADVPQETWDKAIHMILLKEGMEEGTVEKFELGANVVYKIGGRHVIKLFPPFHGEGFQSEKAVLELLEWVNLPAETPEMMRASAYEGWPYLIMTFLEGTLAVDLWDELSRTEKLDHAEDLGRLIRSVHRLDASMMKSLPGSWPAFVEARKKKAAAYHRAADMRESLISEMTSYIESVDLNTKRQVLLTGEYTPFNLLLKKQADGWRLSGLIDFADCFVGNPKYDLLGPILFNFHREDGLTETFLRAYGLELTDGLRHELMALLLLHRFSDLPAYMEGNTAALEAESLDELARIFFPW
- the hmpA gene encoding NO-inducible flavohemoprotein, with the translated sequence MLSQETRDIVKSTAPVLAEHGTTITTEFYKTMFEAHPELLDIFNHANQSQGRQQAALANTVYAAAVHIDNLEAILPAVVQIAHKHVSLGIKPEHYPIVGEYLLKAIKTVLSDAATDDIINAWGEAYGVIADAFIGVEANMYEQTEEKENSWRFFKDFKVARKVKESEIITSFYLQPADGANVPEYQPGQYISVRLSIPGEEHTVIRQYSLSQASRPDEFRISVKREADNDPNGVVSVYLHKEVNEGDTVEVSAPAGEFVLDESKTTPVAFISGGVGITPMMSMFETVATTTPDRPTVFLHGARNEALAAFQDDIARQVANMSHVMYQTFYSDEPNGFITREVLERFIAKDSDVYVCGPVPFMEAMIRELHNIGLDEDQIHYEFFGPSVQLQLS
- a CDS encoding DUF3243 domain-containing protein; this encodes MENMDKRVQEELKNFDKEKKAEILENFENFKQYLGGKVELGEKMGLSEERMAHLAAKVADYLAKKEEPRNREEHLLQELWKVGKKDEQHMLAHMLVRMVKQDSK
- a CDS encoding VOC family protein — its product is MRFLIERIDHVQVAAPKGEEEAARSFYSGVLGMEEVEKPGALKARGGAWFKSGSCQLHVGMEDPFMPAKKAHPAFLVEGYDELREYLTSKGVEFQDDDNIPGVVRMYVSDPFGNRIELMKG
- a CDS encoding VLRF1 family aeRF1-type release factor → MTLYDELQELKDFRCDDRCVLTVYLNTDPADRDHQNGAWRIELKSGMKRLDQYLTASKDEKELKKFKALKEQVVKAIEDNQGELHKGVILFASPHKDLWSVHYVQVPVETNFHWEDRPMTEQLEQLLKAYPSSAVVLPSYAEIRLLDTEMGSVKEELFYEFDPGIEVWHERSGNNATGAGNNRMPELDARMRENLNRFYKEIASKVEDMKKGRGWKEIHVIGETESANTFAESLRGKPDSTKYKNLNNAVAKKVLYEVFNN
- a CDS encoding MDR family MFS transporter, with the protein product MRIRDWDRSLKIRLIGELFMNTSFWMVFPFLAIYFAEEFGKEAAGLLLVLSQVFSVAANLVGGYCADRFGRRTMLVLSSFGLGAAFLLFAAANSPWYESPALGFAAFTFAGMCSSLYWPASQAMVADVIPEEYRSDVFAIFYTSINISVVIGPIIGAVLFFSYRFELLLSVALVAVALGIALQLLTKETLQYAPSGELATEPGQGWTGAVKKQLKEYGIILKDRLFLLFVGAGILGAQTFMQLDLLIPIYLKEAIDEQLVATLFGWDWTVTGEEAFGFLLSENGLLVALLTVVLTRLAVKYPEKWVFFFSAILYAVAMTVFPLTNLFWLLVVAMAIFTFGELLTAGLQQSFISKLAPDHMRGQYYAAASLRYTVGRMIAPLSIPLTAWIGFGWTFAILAVLSVASGVVYLLMFTLYEKRPSH
- a CDS encoding RrF2 family transcriptional regulator, producing MRLTMYTDFSLRVLLYIGTKEQEQLSTIQEISTSYNISKNHLMKVTHELGKEGFIETVRGRGGGIRLAKPPEEINIGAVVKKMEDDFHLVECFSAEGNTCPIAPVCGLKGVLAQALKAYLDVLSGYTLADLLMNKQGLRMLLQVDNKANT